The DNA window TCCGCGGGTGTGATGATCGTCAGCATATCGCCGGCAAATTGTTTGAGCAAAAACTCCAAATAGCCGGTCAACACGCGGCTTTTCACCCACAATTTTCGGATCGTCACTTCATCAAAGATATCGAGTGAGGCTTTCAAAGCGGCGAAAGACAAGATGGGCGAGTTGCTCAGTTGCCAGCCTTCGGCAGTCGCAATCGGCTCAAATTCCGGTTCCATCAAAAATCGTTTCGCCTTATTATGCCCCCACCAGCCTGCCAGGCGCGGCAAATCACAATCCTGAGCATGTCGTTCATGTATAAAACACCCGGCAACACTACCGGGACCGGCATTGAGATACTTGTAAGAACACCATACGGCAAAGTCGGTTCCCCAATCATGCAAAGACAACGGCAAATTTCCGACGGCATGCGCCAGGTCAAAACCAACCATACAGCCCCTGGCAT is part of the Cytophagia bacterium CHB2 genome and encodes:
- the kynU gene encoding kynureninase, with the protein product IRSEDINALLEEKGDEIALILLGVVNYYTGQAFDIKHITQAGHARGCMVGFDLAHAVGNLPLSLHDWGTDFAVWCSYKYLNAGPGSVAGCFIHERHAQDCDLPRLAGWWGHNKAKRFLMEPEFEPIATAEGWQLSNSPILSFAALKASLDIFDEVTIRKLWVKSRVLTGYLEFLLKQFAGDMLTIITPADKNQRGAQLSLRVKNDGGALFQALLARNFICDWREPDVIRVAPVPLYNTFLDVYRFAGAVRGSL